The sequence CTCCGGCGGAAAGAATGCCAGCCAACCCGCGATCGCAGCCAGCGCCGCGACAACCGACCCGCCAAGTTTCTTCGGCAAACCTTTCATTCCTTTTCCTCCCGCTTCATCAGGAGAGAAACAGGATTTTACCGAAAGGAAAAGCCCCCCGCAAAACTGCAGCCTTCGTCGGGAAAAGGGATGCCGAGACATCGAGCGTCGTATTCGGTGCAGGGGACGCGGGCCGACCGCAACGCCCAGCTTCACCGAAGCATTGCGGCCCGCTGTGCAAAAACCCGTCATCAAAGTGTAGCGGAGTCACTTTAGAAGCGGCTAAGTTTCAACTGAGCGGCAGCCAAAGATGACCGAATTTGCCCCCGATGCCGGCTTCGGCAGGAAGAATCCGAAGCTGAAAAGCGCACTCCTGCAGCACAAGGCTTTCTCCCTTGCCGGCCTTTCCGAGCGGTTGTTCGGACTGCTCTTTTCCGGGCTCGTCTATCCGCAGATCTGGGAAGATCCGATTGTGGACATGGAGGCGATGCAGATCCGCCCCTCGCATCGCATCGTCACGATCGGTTCCGGCGGCTGCAACATGCTGACCTATCTATCGGCCGGCCCGGCTCATATCGACGTGGTCGATCTCAATCCCCACCACATTGCGCTCAATCGGCTGAAACTCTCCGCCTTTCGCCACCTGCCGAGCCACAACGACGTCATGCGGTTTCTTGCCGCCGCCGGCACCCGGTCGAACGTGCAGGCCTTCGACCTCTTCCTTGCGCCGAAGCTCGACGCCACCACCCGCACCTACTGGAACGGCCGCGAGCTCAACGGCCGCCGCCGCATCGGCGTCTTCGGCCGCAACATCTACCGCACCGGTCTCTTGGGCCGCTTCATAGGCGCCAGCCACCTTCTTGCCCGCTTGCACGGTATCAACCCGGAAGATTTCGTCCAGGCACGTTCGATGCGGGAGCAAAGGCAGTTCTTCGACGACAAGCTCGCGCCGCTTTTCGACCGACGCGTCATCCGCTGGATCACCGGCCGCAAGAGTTCGCTCTTCGGCCTCGGCATCCCGCCGCAGCAGTTCGACGAGCTCGCGAGCCTCAGCAGCGAAAAGTCCCTCGCTGCCGTTCTGCGACAGCGGCTGGAAAAGCTGACCTGCCACTTCCCGCTTCGGGAGAACTATTTCGCCTGGCAGGCCTTCGCTCGCCGCTACCCGCTGCCGCACGAAGGCGAGCTGCCACCCTACCTGCAGGCCAAAAATTATGAGGCGATCCGCAACCATGCCGATCGCGTCGCGGTCCACCACGCAAGCTTCACGGAATTGCTCGGCCGCAAAGCCGCCTCGTCCGTGGATCGCTACGTCCTCCTCGATGCGCAGGACTGGATGAGCGATCGCCAGTTGAACGACCTCTGGACGGAGATCACCCGCACCGCCGACGCAGGCGCCATGGTGATCTTCCGCACGGCGGCGGAGGCCACCATTCTGCCAGGCCGCGTCTCCAGCGCCCTTCTGGATCAATGGCACTACGACGCCGAAATGTCGCTGAAGCTCGGCGCGGCCGATCGTTCGGCGATCTATGGCGGCTTCCATATCTACCGGAAGAAAGCATGAGCGCCGTGCAGCCGGCAGCGGAAAACCACGCCCATATCATGGACCGGATGTACCGTTATCAGCGGCACATCTACGACTTCACGCGGAAGTATTATCTCTTCGGCCGCGACACGCTGATACGCGATCTCGCCCCGCCGCCGGGTGCATCGGTCCTCGAAGTTGGGTGCGGTACCGGGCGCAACCTCGCGATGATCGGCCGGCTTTATCCCGATGCGCAGCTCTTCGGCCTCGACATTTCCGCCGAAATGCTCGCGACCGCCAGGGCGAAGCTACGGCGCGAAGGACACCCGAACGCGACCTTGCGCGTTGCCGACGCGAGCGATTTCACCGCCTCCGCCTTCGACCAGCCCGGCTTCGACCGCATCGTGATCTCCTACGCGCTGTCGATGATTCCCGACTG is a genomic window of Sinorhizobium numidicum containing:
- a CDS encoding DUF3419 family protein → MTEFAPDAGFGRKNPKLKSALLQHKAFSLAGLSERLFGLLFSGLVYPQIWEDPIVDMEAMQIRPSHRIVTIGSGGCNMLTYLSAGPAHIDVVDLNPHHIALNRLKLSAFRHLPSHNDVMRFLAAAGTRSNVQAFDLFLAPKLDATTRTYWNGRELNGRRRIGVFGRNIYRTGLLGRFIGASHLLARLHGINPEDFVQARSMREQRQFFDDKLAPLFDRRVIRWITGRKSSLFGLGIPPQQFDELASLSSEKSLAAVLRQRLEKLTCHFPLRENYFAWQAFARRYPLPHEGELPPYLQAKNYEAIRNHADRVAVHHASFTELLGRKAASSVDRYVLLDAQDWMSDRQLNDLWTEITRTADAGAMVIFRTAAEATILPGRVSSALLDQWHYDAEMSLKLGAADRSAIYGGFHIYRKKA
- a CDS encoding class I SAM-dependent methyltransferase, with the translated sequence MSAVQPAAENHAHIMDRMYRYQRHIYDFTRKYYLFGRDTLIRDLAPPPGASVLEVGCGTGRNLAMIGRLYPDAQLFGLDISAEMLATARAKLRREGHPNATLRVADASDFTASAFDQPGFDRIVISYALSMIPDWQNAIDAAIAALNPGGSLHIADFGQQEGWPGGFRRLLQAWLRRFHVTPRETLFNVTRERAAANGAALELKSIGRGYAWLAVYRRPSGLESNI